A single region of the Pseudorhodoplanes sp. genome encodes:
- a CDS encoding AAA family ATPase produces the protein MDLEADILKASAQTDGLKSPPANQPGSGKSLEHEVSGCEPLQPHQLYRPADLSGLSFATTNDLPALEGAVGQQRALDAIGFGTGIDNKGFNIFVIGSSGARIQETVRAILARQAKSRSAPSDWVYVNNFKESHKPIAIELPGGRAVEFHDAMHRLIDDLKITLPAMFEGEDYQARRNALDQSFQNKQGEAFTALRDKALSQGVMILRTPLGFTLVPAQNGKVVPPEEFSAWPAEKKQQVQDTIRSLEGDLEQILRQIPQWEKLRRDEVLKLNRETAQFAIGQSIEEAKEPFVDLPRIVQHLEDVRADLIENVGMFIAKREQGDDGGVESRLANPFARYEVNIFVSSPKDAVGAPVVEELHPTVANLIGSIEYISHHGTLFTNFRLIKSGALHRGNGGFLLLDVRSLLMEPFSWPALKRTLRQGEVKIEDISRFIGLTTTVSLEPDPIPLNLKVVLFGDRLLYYLLASFDPEIGEHFKVLADFEDDVDRSSESEGVHARLIASLLQKDSLKPFDRGAVAAMIEHAARLADHADKLSLSIGEIRDVLAESSFWAGQAGRSTVIDDDVKRAIRQREYRNSRLRDRTQEIIRQDVALIETSGAKVGQINGLSVTELGGYRFGRPTRITCRVRPGTGKLVDIEREVEMGGPVHSKGVLILSGFLAGRYALDTPMSLFASLVFEQSYAGVEGDSASSAELYALLSALSELPLRQDLAVTGSVNQHGEIQAIGGVNEKIEAFFETCKLKGLTGTQGVLMPRSNIQHLMLREDVVGACAAGQFAIYAISSIDQGIALLTGCAAGERGDDGTFPVKSVNRKVEDRLRSFARIRQSFASTKVPDIG, from the coding sequence ATGGATTTAGAGGCCGATATTCTCAAGGCATCGGCTCAAACCGATGGGTTGAAAAGCCCGCCCGCTAACCAGCCGGGCAGTGGGAAGTCTCTTGAGCACGAAGTATCAGGCTGTGAGCCATTGCAGCCTCACCAGCTATATCGGCCAGCTGATCTTTCCGGCCTTTCCTTTGCAACAACGAACGATCTTCCCGCGCTCGAAGGGGCCGTGGGGCAGCAGCGGGCCCTCGATGCCATCGGATTTGGAACTGGAATCGACAACAAGGGGTTCAACATCTTCGTTATCGGGTCCAGCGGCGCGCGAATCCAGGAAACGGTGAGAGCGATCCTCGCGCGCCAGGCGAAAAGTAGGTCGGCTCCCAGCGATTGGGTCTATGTCAACAATTTCAAGGAATCGCATAAGCCAATCGCGATTGAGCTGCCTGGGGGTCGAGCAGTTGAATTTCACGACGCAATGCATCGTCTGATTGATGATCTTAAGATCACGCTTCCCGCGATGTTCGAGGGGGAAGACTATCAAGCCCGTCGCAATGCGCTCGATCAGTCCTTTCAAAATAAGCAGGGTGAGGCATTCACAGCGCTGCGCGACAAGGCTTTGAGTCAGGGCGTCATGATCCTGCGGACCCCGCTGGGGTTCACTCTTGTTCCTGCGCAGAATGGCAAAGTGGTTCCGCCGGAAGAGTTTTCTGCATGGCCGGCAGAGAAGAAACAGCAGGTTCAGGATACAATTCGCAGTTTGGAAGGGGATTTAGAACAAATTTTAAGGCAAATCCCACAGTGGGAGAAGCTTCGGCGCGATGAAGTTCTGAAGCTGAATCGCGAGACGGCGCAATTTGCGATCGGCCAGTCGATCGAGGAGGCAAAAGAACCTTTTGTCGATCTGCCCCGCATCGTGCAGCACCTGGAAGACGTACGGGCGGATCTTATTGAGAATGTCGGAATGTTCATCGCCAAGCGCGAGCAAGGAGACGATGGCGGAGTTGAATCACGGTTGGCCAATCCGTTCGCCCGCTATGAGGTAAATATCTTCGTAAGTTCGCCGAAAGATGCCGTTGGTGCACCCGTCGTCGAGGAACTGCATCCAACCGTGGCGAACCTCATCGGCAGCATCGAGTATATTTCCCATCACGGGACACTCTTTACGAATTTTCGCCTGATCAAGTCTGGTGCGCTTCACCGCGGTAATGGCGGCTTTCTTTTGTTGGACGTTCGCAGCCTCTTGATGGAGCCATTCAGTTGGCCGGCCCTGAAGCGGACACTACGCCAAGGCGAAGTGAAGATCGAGGACATTAGCCGCTTCATTGGCTTGACGACGACGGTGTCTCTGGAACCAGATCCTATACCGCTCAATCTCAAGGTTGTATTGTTCGGCGATCGTCTGCTCTATTACCTGCTTGCATCGTTTGATCCGGAAATTGGCGAGCATTTCAAGGTGCTTGCTGATTTCGAAGATGATGTCGACCGGTCATCGGAGAGCGAAGGCGTTCATGCGCGGTTGATTGCGTCACTTCTGCAGAAGGACAGCTTGAAGCCCTTTGATCGGGGTGCCGTTGCTGCCATGATCGAACACGCGGCACGCTTGGCCGATCACGCTGACAAACTGAGTCTGTCCATCGGCGAAATTCGGGACGTTCTGGCCGAAAGTAGCTTCTGGGCCGGGCAGGCGGGTCGTTCTACGGTCATCGATGACGACGTCAAACGTGCGATCCGGCAAAGGGAGTACCGCAATTCGCGACTGCGGGACCGGACGCAGGAAATCATTCGTCAGGACGTGGCCCTGATTGAAACCTCGGGCGCCAAGGTCGGGCAGATCAACGGCCTGAGCGTGACGGAGCTAGGCGGGTATCGCTTTGGCAGGCCGACACGCATTACCTGTCGCGTGCGGCCAGGAACCGGCAAGCTCGTCGACATCGAGCGGGAGGTCGAGATGGGAGGCCCGGTCCACTCCAAGGGCGTCCTCATATTGTCTGGTTTTCTTGCAGGCCGCTACGCGCTCGATACGCCCATGTCCCTTTTTGCCAGTCTTGTCTTTGAGCAGAGTTATGCGGGAGTTGAAGGGGATAGTGCCTCCTCCGCCGAGCTTTACGCGCTGCTTTCAGCTCTCTCGGAGTTGCCGCTGCGACAGGATCTTGCCGTTACCGGTTCGGTCAACCAGCACGGGGAGATTCAGGCAATCGGCGGTGTCAACGAGAAGATCGAGGCATTCTTTGAAACCTGCAAATTGAAAGGGCTGACGGGAACGCAAGGTGTATTGATGCCAAGATCCAATATTCAGCACCTGATGCTTCGGGAAGACGTGGTTGGAGCTTGTGCAGCGGGGCAGTTTGCAATTTATGCCATAAGTTCAATCGATCAGGGCATCGCCCTGTTGACCGGTTGCGCCGCTGGCGAACGCGGTGACGACGGCACCTTTCCCGTGAAAAGCGTCAATCGCAAGGTTGAAGATCGTCTTCGCTCCTTCGCACGCATCCGCCAGAGTTTTGCAAGCACGAAGGTGCCCGATATCGGGTAG
- a CDS encoding DUF3775 domain-containing protein, translating into MIIISPNLTISPEKVCFIIVKAREFDAKDVATDEGSSSNASDDAMISVLEDRGDDPVYEELARFINSLNEDEQVDLVALTWLGRGDGSLTDWPAIRAEASRAHNNRTAQYLLGIPLLADHLEEGLSQCGGSCEEFELGRL; encoded by the coding sequence ATGATCATCATATCACCAAATCTGACAATCTCGCCCGAGAAGGTGTGCTTCATCATTGTCAAGGCTCGGGAATTCGACGCCAAGGATGTCGCGACGGACGAGGGCAGCTCGTCGAATGCGAGCGATGATGCGATGATCTCTGTCCTCGAAGACCGTGGAGATGATCCCGTATATGAAGAACTCGCACGCTTCATTAACTCGTTGAACGAAGATGAGCAGGTTGATCTCGTGGCCCTGACGTGGCTTGGTCGCGGCGACGGCAGTCTTACAGATTGGCCGGCCATCAGGGCGGAAGCGTCGCGCGCGCATAACAATCGGACAGCGCAGTACCTTCTTGGCATACCGCTTCTTGCGGATCATCTCGAAGAGGGCTTGTCTCAGTGTGGAGGCTCCTGCGAGGAATTTGAACTGGGCCGGCTTTGA
- a CDS encoding nicotinate phosphoribosyltransferase, which translates to MIQAYLDYGETKTAVFEFFVRKLPRRRGFLMAAGLEQALDFLERLHFTKEEIDWLANTGRFSDKLLAHLSALRFTGDVHAMPEGEIFFANEPILRVTAPLDQAQLVETRLINILHFQSLIAAKAARFVLSAPGKMLVDFGLRRAHGAEAGLWAARASYIAGFAGTATMLAEMAFGIPTYGTMAHSFIQTFDNETAAFESFAQSRPDNLTLLIDTYDTVTGAKEVVTLAPKLKARGITIRAVRLDSGDLASLSKIVRRILDEGGLGDILIFASGGLDEDQIQKMLQSGAPIDGFGLGTNLTTSSDVPALDCAYKLQEYAGLPRRKRSEGKATWPGRKQVWRRYGADGRMTGDVLSLEDDPQSGQPLLHLVMQNGRRLGRPSLTDIRSRASNSLQRLPEALRALEPDAPYPVEVAEPLIQLAADVDRRLAEQKDMRG; encoded by the coding sequence ATGATCCAGGCCTATCTGGACTATGGCGAGACCAAAACGGCCGTCTTTGAGTTCTTTGTGCGAAAGCTTCCCCGCCGTCGGGGTTTCTTGATGGCAGCCGGACTTGAGCAGGCGCTTGATTTTCTCGAGAGGCTGCATTTCACGAAAGAGGAAATCGACTGGCTGGCGAATACGGGACGATTCAGTGACAAGCTACTGGCTCATCTCTCTGCGCTTCGCTTTACCGGTGACGTGCACGCCATGCCGGAGGGCGAGATTTTTTTCGCCAACGAGCCAATTCTGCGCGTCACTGCGCCGCTCGATCAAGCCCAGCTCGTTGAAACGCGCCTGATCAACATCCTGCATTTCCAGTCGTTGATCGCCGCCAAGGCCGCGCGCTTTGTGCTGTCCGCGCCAGGAAAAATGCTTGTCGATTTCGGCCTGCGGCGAGCGCACGGCGCCGAAGCCGGCCTTTGGGCAGCGCGCGCGAGCTATATCGCCGGATTTGCGGGAACTGCAACGATGCTGGCGGAAATGGCTTTTGGCATTCCCACCTATGGGACCATGGCGCATTCTTTCATTCAGACGTTTGACAATGAAACGGCTGCCTTTGAGTCCTTTGCACAATCTCGCCCAGATAATCTGACCTTGCTGATCGACACATATGACACGGTCACCGGTGCGAAAGAGGTTGTCACGCTCGCGCCGAAGCTCAAGGCGCGCGGTATCACGATTCGCGCAGTACGCCTGGACAGCGGAGACCTTGCGTCTTTGTCCAAGATCGTTCGCCGGATCCTCGACGAGGGCGGCCTCGGCGATATCCTCATCTTTGCGAGTGGAGGACTCGACGAAGATCAAATCCAGAAAATGTTGCAGTCAGGAGCGCCAATTGACGGCTTCGGCCTCGGTACCAACCTTACAACCTCTTCGGATGTGCCTGCGCTCGACTGCGCCTACAAACTGCAGGAATATGCGGGCCTGCCGCGCCGGAAGCGCTCCGAAGGCAAGGCCACCTGGCCCGGCCGCAAGCAGGTCTGGCGCCGCTATGGAGCAGACGGCCGCATGACAGGTGACGTTCTCTCGCTGGAAGACGACCCGCAGAGCGGGCAGCCGCTCTTGCACCTGGTGATGCAGAACGGGCGACGTCTTGGGCGGCCGTCTTTGACTGATATTCGAAGCCGTGCATCGAATAGTCTTCAGCGATTGCCCGAGGCTTTACGCGCACTTGAGCCGGATGCACCCTATCCCGTCGAGGTCGCCGAGCCGCTCATCCAACTTGCGGCCGATGTCGACCGACGCCTCGCTGAGCAAAAGGACATGCGAGGATGA
- the pncA gene encoding bifunctional nicotinamidase/pyrazinamidase, producing the protein MTQRILIEERDILLVVDIQYDFCPGGALAVPHGDEVIAPINHLAQRHRHVVLTQDWHPPGHKSFASTHPGKKPYETVELAYGPQILWPDHCVQGTPGATLHKDLDIPHAELVLRKGYHRDIDSYSAFYENDRKTHTGLTGYLRERGFTRVFLAGLAFDFCVRYSAEDACSEGFDVIVVEDACRGIDVGGSVAETRRSLNARNVACVASEDLA; encoded by the coding sequence ATGACGCAACGCATTCTGATCGAAGAGCGGGACATCCTGCTCGTCGTCGATATCCAGTATGACTTCTGCCCGGGCGGTGCGCTTGCGGTGCCACACGGCGACGAGGTGATCGCTCCGATCAACCATCTGGCTCAACGTCACCGGCATGTGGTGCTGACACAGGACTGGCATCCACCGGGCCATAAATCATTCGCCTCCACGCATCCGGGAAAGAAGCCTTACGAGACTGTCGAGTTGGCTTACGGGCCGCAGATCTTGTGGCCTGATCACTGCGTGCAGGGAACACCCGGAGCGACGCTGCACAAGGACCTCGACATTCCCCATGCTGAGCTCGTCCTCCGCAAGGGTTATCACCGCGACATTGATTCCTATTCGGCTTTTTATGAGAATGACCGCAAGACGCATACCGGACTGACCGGTTACCTGCGCGAGCGCGGCTTTACGCGAGTCTTCCTCGCCGGATTAGCCTTCGACTTTTGCGTTCGCTATTCGGCAGAGGACGCTTGCAGCGAAGGCTTTGACGTTATCGTGGTGGAAGATGCCTGCCGCGGGATAGACGTTGGTGGTTCTGTTGCCGAGACCCGCCGCAGTCTGAATGCGCGGAACGTCGCCTGTGTGGCGAGCGAGGATTTGGCGTAG
- the prs gene encoding ribose-phosphate diphosphokinase yields MLVFAPKATRELGQAVAQSLGQALAAHEERDFEDGEHKIRPLVTVRNADVYIIQSLHSGPDESAHDKLCRLLFFIGALKDAGAARVTAIVPYLCYARKDRRTKLNDPVTTRYVAGMFEAVGTSAIVTLDVHNPVAFENAFRCTTVTLTAAPLFVDYARNSLGDESLTVVSPDTGGAKRADLLREALESALKRPVGKGFAEKRRSAGIVSGDLFVGEVSGTTALVIDDLISTGNTLVRAAYAARKAGASRVIALVTHGLFMHGSAEALSDPAIERLVVTDSVPSFRLGPGPARDKLVVLSTAPLLAETIRRLHDGKSLEDLLVF; encoded by the coding sequence ATGCTTGTCTTTGCGCCCAAAGCCACCCGTGAACTTGGTCAGGCGGTCGCTCAGTCACTTGGGCAGGCGCTAGCCGCCCACGAAGAGCGGGACTTCGAGGACGGCGAGCACAAAATCCGCCCTCTCGTCACCGTCCGGAATGCTGACGTTTATATCATACAAAGCCTGCACAGCGGACCGGACGAGAGCGCCCATGATAAGCTGTGCCGGCTGCTGTTCTTCATCGGTGCGCTCAAGGATGCCGGCGCCGCTCGTGTCACCGCCATTGTCCCCTACCTCTGCTACGCACGGAAAGACCGGCGCACCAAGCTCAACGATCCGGTGACAACACGATATGTCGCCGGGATGTTCGAAGCAGTCGGAACCAGCGCCATCGTGACCCTTGACGTGCACAATCCGGTCGCGTTCGAAAACGCCTTCCGCTGCACAACCGTGACGCTGACCGCCGCGCCGCTATTTGTCGACTATGCGAGGAATTCGTTGGGGGACGAGTCCCTCACCGTTGTGTCGCCGGACACCGGCGGCGCCAAACGTGCCGATCTGCTTCGTGAGGCTCTGGAATCCGCGCTGAAACGCCCGGTTGGGAAGGGCTTTGCGGAAAAGCGCCGCAGCGCCGGCATCGTATCCGGGGATCTTTTTGTTGGTGAGGTATCTGGCACCACTGCGCTTGTGATCGACGATCTCATCAGCACCGGCAACACTCTCGTTCGCGCTGCATACGCCGCGCGTAAGGCCGGCGCCAGCCGTGTGATCGCGCTCGTGACGCATGGCCTATTCATGCATGGATCGGCGGAAGCCCTATCCGATCCGGCGATCGAGCGGCTGGTCGTCACCGATTCCGTGCCGTCGTTCAGGCTTGGGCCTGGACCGGCCCGCGACAAGCTGGTCGTCCTGTCAACTGCCCCGCTTCTTGCGGAGACAATCAGGCGGCTGCACGACGGCAAGTCACTCGAGGATTTGCTCGTTTTTTGA
- a CDS encoding alpha/beta family hydrolase, whose product MKRHDVRIPPLGLSGILQLPEDAYALVIFAHGSGSSRLSPRNTAVADAINRNGIATLLFDLLTTQEEYDRANVFDIPLLAERLIQAVAWSEQQPELERLPIGLFGASTGAAAALVTAARLGHRIGAVVSRGGRPDLADRALSRVITPTLLIVGGSDTEVIVLNRSAFAELKEPKALHIVPNASHLFPEPGAMEAVIKAAIDWFETYLGADAHDDKP is encoded by the coding sequence GTGAAACGCCATGACGTGCGCATTCCGCCGCTTGGACTATCCGGCATCCTGCAACTGCCCGAAGACGCCTATGCACTGGTGATCTTCGCGCATGGTAGCGGGTCGAGCCGTCTCAGTCCGCGCAACACCGCCGTCGCGGATGCGATCAACCGCAACGGCATTGCCACATTGCTTTTCGACCTGCTGACCACCCAAGAAGAATATGATCGCGCTAACGTGTTCGATATTCCCTTGCTGGCCGAACGCCTGATCCAGGCGGTCGCGTGGAGCGAGCAACAGCCAGAGCTTGAACGCCTGCCCATCGGGCTGTTTGGCGCCAGTACCGGCGCTGCCGCCGCGCTGGTAACGGCTGCCAGACTCGGCCACCGAATCGGAGCGGTCGTTTCGCGTGGTGGCCGGCCTGATCTGGCAGATCGTGCCCTCAGCCGTGTTATCACGCCAACGCTTCTGATCGTCGGTGGTTCGGATACCGAAGTCATCGTATTGAACCGTAGCGCTTTCGCTGAGTTGAAGGAACCGAAGGCCCTGCACATCGTACCGAATGCCAGCCACCTGTTCCCCGAGCCTGGGGCGATGGAAGCTGTCATCAAAGCGGCAATCGACTGGTTCGAGACGTACTTGGGCGCAGATGCCCATGATGACAAACCCTGA
- a CDS encoding phosphoribosyltransferase family protein: MPFHNRSDAGRKLAGALARYKTEHPVILALPRGGVPVAAEIASALDAPLDLVLVRKIGVPTQPELAMGAVVDGGHPIVVRNEDVIGLAGIDDTEFNAACERELGEIERRRQAYLGDRDRIDIAGCTAIVVDDGIATGATTRAALRGARARNPKRLVIAVPVAPTDSLAELHSEADDIVCLEDYAVFGAIGFFYADFRQVTDRDVIEILARFPPLSRPRGQQPAA; the protein is encoded by the coding sequence ATGCCCTTTCACAATCGATCCGACGCCGGGCGCAAACTTGCCGGCGCCCTCGCCCGCTACAAGACGGAGCACCCTGTCATTCTTGCATTGCCGCGCGGCGGCGTGCCAGTCGCCGCGGAGATTGCAAGCGCGCTTGATGCGCCGCTAGACCTCGTTCTCGTGCGGAAAATCGGCGTTCCCACCCAGCCCGAACTGGCCATGGGCGCGGTGGTGGATGGCGGCCATCCGATCGTGGTTCGCAATGAGGACGTCATCGGGCTGGCGGGTATTGACGACACGGAATTCAATGCGGCCTGCGAGCGAGAGCTTGGAGAAATCGAGCGGCGCCGGCAAGCCTATTTGGGCGATCGCGACCGCATCGACATCGCCGGGTGCACGGCGATCGTCGTCGACGACGGGATTGCGACCGGTGCGACGACACGCGCAGCACTTCGTGGAGCACGCGCCCGCAATCCGAAACGGCTTGTTATCGCCGTTCCGGTTGCCCCGACAGACTCGCTGGCGGAATTACATTCCGAGGCCGATGACATCGTCTGCTTGGAAGATTATGCTGTATTCGGCGCGATCGGATTTTTCTACGCGGATTTCCGCCAAGTCACAGATCGCGATGTCATCGAAATACTTGCTCGCTTTCCGCCTCTATCTAGACCTCGCGGCCAGCAACCGGCTGCATGA
- a CDS encoding NUDIX domain-containing protein, which yields MVEPDATVCARRESLEEAGIALLSLESVSIAWTMPGISTERMHLFLATYSGAPRKAKDLGVAGEHEHTSVEESDLRQLAAMADAGHVADMKTLCSYKRSG from the coding sequence TTGGTCGAACCCGACGCCACAGTCTGCGCGCGCCGAGAATCCCTTGAGGAAGCAGGGATTGCCCTTCTATCGCTCGAATCCGTGTCCATAGCATGGACCATGCCGGGAATTTCCACCGAACGTATGCATCTGTTCCTCGCGACCTATTCCGGCGCTCCGCGGAAAGCGAAAGATCTCGGCGTTGCCGGTGAGCATGAACACACTTCGGTTGAGGAATCCGATCTGCGCCAGCTTGCTGCAATGGCAGATGCGGGACACGTTGCAGACATGAAAACGCTTTGCTCGTACAAACGCTCAGGCTGA